In Thermofilaceae archaeon, a genomic segment contains:
- a CDS encoding NAD(P)H-dependent oxidoreductase: MRVLVILGTGREGRKSELVARFVVEGLRELGFDAELIDVRDYPFCFTRRGDGSAQVETFRRKIVEAEALVIVSPEYNRSYPGELKMLLDTLYDEYADLPVGIVTVSAGWGGSGVLSELRQLCLNLGMLPVGHFAVQNVNQFRSVDDLSKMYRDSLVELAQRMNRYARGR; this comes from the coding sequence ATGAGGGTTTTGGTGATTCTCGGTACGGGTAGGGAGGGGCGTAAGTCGGAGCTTGTGGCGAGGTTCGTTGTTGAGGGTCTTCGGGAGCTGGGTTTTGACGCTGAGCTGATCGATGTGAGGGACTACCCGTTCTGTTTTACGCGCAGGGGCGACGGCTCAGCGCAGGTTGAGACTTTTCGGAGGAAGATTGTTGAGGCTGAAGCCCTCGTGATCGTATCGCCCGAGTACAACCGGAGCTACCCTGGTGAGTTGAAGATGCTTCTAGATACGCTGTACGACGAGTACGCCGATCTACCCGTTGGCATCGTAACCGTATCGGCTGGATGGGGTGGCTCCGGCGTCCTGAGCGAGCTGAGGCAGCTCTGCTTGAATCTAGGCATGCTCCCAGTGGGGCACTTTGCGGTCCAGAATGTCAACCAGTTCCGATCCGTGGATGATCTTTCTAAAATGTACAGGGATAGCCTGGTGGAGCTCGCTCAGCGCATGAACCGGTACGCAAGGGGGCGCTAG
- a CDS encoding methyltransferase domain-containing protein: MSLSSYILRKFLSNPREALRIKKAGDEIREYAVWRIYTQLEMEGILQSLQTQAWWSFKDQVLAKLLCDALVEEGLAAWEGDRIKLKRSPEKPAITTIEAADMLPVIDRAAEALPRALLLGEKPSRDKTQALTAKLLDNFAVKLEFEAAIDEAGLGSLKPGSTIADIHPRVGTSTLTLLERTKARIVVIEPYRENIEITRRLVELRGQESRVSFVHSTPEEAELPEKVDAVFMGELVHWIPSPRLALANARRMLKDDGILAMAQTTYSSVGLIMSVPGYLLGAVQAPPESSELRRILTGSGFKIEKWLESLGVALVKASPS; encoded by the coding sequence ATGTCACTAAGCTCCTACATACTGAGGAAATTCCTGTCGAACCCTAGGGAAGCCCTAAGGATCAAGAAGGCCGGCGACGAGATAAGAGAGTACGCGGTCTGGAGAATCTACACGCAGCTGGAGATGGAGGGTATCCTTCAGAGCCTACAGACGCAGGCATGGTGGAGCTTTAAGGATCAAGTACTAGCTAAGCTGCTGTGCGATGCGCTCGTCGAGGAGGGGCTGGCCGCGTGGGAGGGGGATAGGATCAAGTTGAAGCGGTCGCCGGAGAAGCCGGCGATCACCACGATCGAGGCGGCGGACATGTTGCCCGTCATCGACCGTGCCGCGGAAGCCTTGCCGAGGGCCCTGCTGTTAGGTGAAAAGCCAAGCCGGGATAAAACTCAAGCCTTGACAGCAAAGCTCTTGGATAACTTCGCGGTAAAGCTGGAGTTTGAAGCAGCTATCGATGAGGCGGGGCTTGGCTCGCTCAAGCCGGGTTCAACCATAGCCGACATCCACCCAAGGGTCGGAACCTCAACTTTAACCCTACTCGAGCGAACGAAGGCTCGCATCGTGGTTATCGAGCCTTACAGGGAGAACATCGAGATTACCCGGAGATTGGTAGAGTTGCGTGGGCAGGAAAGCAGAGTTTCCTTTGTTCATTCAACGCCGGAGGAAGCTGAACTACCGGAGAAGGTTGACGCGGTCTTCATGGGAGAGCTTGTCCACTGGATTCCGAGCCCCCGCCTAGCGCTCGCAAACGCTAGAAGGATGCTGAAGGACGATGGAATCCTAGCTATGGCTCAAACCACTTACTCGTCCGTTGGATTGATAATGAGCGTGCCGGGATACCTGCTGGGCGCTGTACAAGCTCCCCCAGAGAGCAGCGAGCTACGGAGAATTCTTACAGGCTCCGGCTTTAAAATCGAAAAGTGGCTTGAATCCCTAGGCGTAGCATTAGTGAAAGCATCCCCCTCTTAG
- a CDS encoding MBL fold metallo-hydrolase, with protein MRELKFRGLRVSVEGFAGARLTWKHLTVCVDVPNPQGCDYALYTHPHPRHYAAGTPLAEHRTISPWLGPRVKPGDTLRLGEGVSVEVVEAYNRPDRGGTVAHPKGFGVGYVLSFEGLRVYHMGDTDLVDEVLEVAEGGVDLAFVPVGGGAVMTPDEAREAVRSLRPTLTIPVHYESERELFTFRDMVQPYTQVVILGERKWLRRF; from the coding sequence TTGCGCGAGCTCAAGTTCAGGGGCCTCCGCGTGAGTGTCGAGGGCTTCGCGGGCGCCCGGCTGACATGGAAGCACCTAACGGTCTGCGTGGACGTGCCCAACCCCCAGGGCTGCGACTACGCCCTGTACACGCACCCGCACCCACGGCACTACGCGGCTGGCACCCCCCTTGCGGAGCATCGCACTATCTCCCCCTGGCTCGGCCCGCGCGTGAAGCCCGGCGACACGCTCCGCTTAGGTGAGGGCGTGTCAGTTGAAGTGGTTGAGGCGTACAATAGACCTGACCGGGGCGGCACGGTAGCGCACCCGAAGGGGTTCGGCGTCGGGTACGTGCTGAGCTTCGAGGGGTTGAGGGTCTACCACATGGGTGACACCGACCTAGTGGACGAGGTTTTAGAGGTGGCTGAGGGGGGCGTGGATCTGGCCTTCGTACCCGTGGGTGGGGGAGCGGTGATGACGCCCGATGAAGCGAGGGAAGCTGTAAGGAGCCTGAGACCCACGCTTACAATCCCCGTCCACTATGAGAGCGAGAGAGAGCTCTTCACCTTCCGGGACATGGTTCAACCCTACACGCAGGTCGTCATCCTGGGTGAGCGTAAGTGGCTGAGGAGGTTCTAA
- a CDS encoding ParA family protein, translating into MSGKSITFISIKGGVGKTTISVNIAHELAERIGGSDRVLVVDLDAQAGSSLYILGYDRLRQLEQMGKTLYHLMKAKLVEAGVDASEYIVQAGGSWSSRLHVLPGSARILEIEQELLARRGVWLLELRSIIEELKRKGFRYIFVDPPASFTALSRAALAACDYFLIPVIPDEFGLNALEFFRSDIFNSTVYELARMRDALGSRLELPVCGGIFFNKVEPKSKFHSEMMERIRREAGKLKLYNKIPIPVYSSYLHDYIAYPKALNEHVPVKKLRDDSRKKPVEELARFYEEFHEYVINDRARELK; encoded by the coding sequence GTGTCGGGCAAATCAATTACTTTCATCAGCATTAAAGGGGGTGTCGGGAAGACAACCATCTCCGTCAACATCGCCCACGAGCTCGCGGAAAGGATCGGTGGCAGTGACAGGGTACTCGTCGTAGACCTTGATGCACAAGCAGGGAGCAGCCTCTACATTCTCGGCTATGACAGGTTGAGGCAGCTCGAACAGATGGGGAAGACGCTCTACCACCTGATGAAGGCCAAACTCGTCGAAGCTGGTGTTGACGCATCGGAGTACATCGTGCAGGCTGGAGGTTCTTGGAGTTCTAGACTCCACGTGCTGCCTGGCAGCGCGAGGATCCTAGAGATCGAGCAAGAACTACTAGCCAGAAGAGGGGTTTGGCTGCTCGAGCTTCGCAGCATTATCGAGGAGCTTAAGAGGAAGGGGTTCCGCTACATCTTCGTTGACCCACCGGCTTCCTTTACCGCACTATCGAGAGCGGCTCTAGCGGCGTGCGACTACTTCCTCATCCCGGTCATCCCTGATGAGTTTGGGTTGAACGCGCTCGAGTTCTTTAGGAGCGACATCTTCAACAGCACGGTTTACGAGCTCGCTCGAATGCGTGATGCACTAGGATCGCGCCTGGAGCTTCCTGTTTGCGGTGGGATCTTCTTCAATAAGGTAGAGCCTAAAAGCAAGTTTCACAGCGAAATGATGGAGAGGATAAGGAGGGAGGCAGGGAAACTCAAGTTGTACAACAAGATCCCCATACCTGTGTATTCATCGTACCTACACGACTACATCGCGTACCCAAAGGCCCTTAACGAGCACGTACCCGTTAAGAAGCTGAGGGACGACTCGAGGAAGAAGCCCGTGGAGGAGTTAGCGAGGTTCTACGAGGAGTTCCATGAGTACGTGATCAACGATAGAGCTAGGGAGCTCAAATGA
- a CDS encoding HEPN domain-containing protein: MATVRSEALRWLSEALWDLETAEMLHREKRYNASAFYSHQAAEKACKALLYHVNEAPWGHSVRELLARYFSKLGVSPPEDLMIYARELDRHYIPSRYPNAHPSGTPHEAYDEETSKRALSAAREVIRYVREVLGA; the protein is encoded by the coding sequence GTGGCTACTGTGAGAAGTGAAGCCTTAAGATGGTTGAGCGAAGCGTTATGGGATCTTGAGACTGCTGAGATGTTACACAGGGAGAAGAGGTATAATGCCTCAGCATTCTACTCCCACCAAGCTGCTGAGAAAGCCTGTAAAGCGCTGCTCTACCACGTTAACGAAGCTCCTTGGGGTCACAGCGTCAGAGAGTTGTTAGCGAGGTATTTCAGCAAGCTCGGCGTAAGTCCTCCGGAGGACTTGATGATTTACGCTAGGGAGCTGGATAGGCACTACATCCCCTCAAGATACCCCAACGCGCACCCATCGGGGACTCCTCACGAAGCTTACGATGAAGAAACGTCAAAAAGAGCGCTCAGCGCGGCTAGGGAGGTGATCCGCTACGTCAGAGAAGTGCTCGGAGCGTGA
- a CDS encoding sugar phosphate isomerase/epimerase family protein, with product MFVSIRDFTVRWVGYSSLFEGLRDLGISSFELYVDRSLKTSRYVDMGYEVMLGFDVSTRENRVKLRRLLESEGVGVCAVLVENDFSMELEKEVEYVVRACEVASDLGVSVVRINAVMREAAGYLLEDYIDRTARAVKECLRGCNGLGVSLAVENHGTIANRREFLVGLLERVGSEYFGLTLDTGNFYWYGYPLNQVYEIISELAGYVKHTHVKNARAPPGRAQEVRKPGEVEMAPLYEGDIDLPRVLSTLRRAGYDYDANIEDESLGGFAGEERKLVLKRDISYIKSIISSL from the coding sequence ATGTTCGTCTCGATAAGGGATTTCACGGTGAGATGGGTTGGCTACAGCAGCCTTTTCGAAGGTTTGAGAGATCTTGGCATCAGCAGTTTCGAGCTTTACGTGGATCGAAGCTTGAAGACCAGCAGGTACGTGGATATGGGGTACGAGGTTATGCTGGGCTTCGATGTCTCCACGAGGGAGAACAGGGTGAAGCTGAGGCGCCTTCTGGAGAGCGAGGGGGTCGGTGTTTGCGCCGTGCTCGTGGAGAACGACTTCTCCATGGAGCTGGAGAAGGAGGTCGAGTACGTTGTTAGAGCCTGTGAAGTGGCCTCGGATCTCGGTGTGAGCGTGGTGCGAATCAACGCTGTCATGAGGGAGGCCGCCGGCTACCTGCTGGAGGACTACATCGATAGGACGGCGAGGGCTGTGAAGGAGTGCTTAAGGGGGTGCAACGGTCTTGGAGTCAGCCTGGCCGTTGAGAACCACGGCACGATAGCTAACCGAAGGGAGTTCCTCGTCGGGCTCCTGGAGAGAGTTGGTAGCGAATACTTCGGGCTAACGCTGGATACGGGCAACTTCTACTGGTACGGCTACCCGCTAAACCAGGTGTACGAAATCATCAGCGAGCTGGCTGGCTACGTGAAGCACACCCATGTCAAGAACGCCCGCGCGCCACCCGGTAGAGCTCAGGAGGTGCGGAAGCCCGGTGAGGTTGAAATGGCACCCCTGTACGAGGGGGATATCGACCTCCCGCGAGTGCTATCGACGCTCAGGAGGGCGGGCTACGATTACGATGCAAACATCGAGGATGAATCCCTGGGGGGCTTCGCGGGGGAGGAGAGGAAGCTGGTCTTGAAGCGGGACATCTCTTACATCAAGAGCATCATAAGCAGCCTCTAG
- a CDS encoding ATP-binding protein, producing MALFDLRPKTSRRDLFGRERELEQLHRAVERGLPLIAVLGVRRVGKTSLLKTFLGEVDGIYVDMRGVVRRVDLEVRVSDALGESLGRLRRFLEGVRGVSVAGFSLEVRWRGRDSVSLAGLLEELNRRVERFVFVLDEVQAARPPVSAELRSLLAYAYDNLDRVTFIVAGSEVGMLRSFLKLEDPSSPLYGRGVLELPVERFSPEESREFLIRGFREEGVEAPPEAVEEAVSFFDGIVGWLVLYGRMYVDGERSFERLRRAAVELALEELSRLSEREKLVVKAVAHGCKSWAQVRSYIAEETGVVLPKATLSRIIEKLEKLSILKDYEFLDPVYREASKKLLSAVKL from the coding sequence GTGGCGCTCTTCGACCTTAGGCCGAAGACTTCAAGGAGGGATCTCTTCGGTAGGGAGAGGGAGCTTGAGCAGCTGCACAGGGCTGTGGAACGGGGCTTGCCGCTGATCGCGGTGCTTGGTGTGAGGCGTGTGGGGAAGACGAGCTTGCTGAAGACTTTCCTCGGCGAGGTTGACGGGATCTACGTGGACATGAGGGGGGTTGTCCGGAGGGTTGACCTCGAGGTTAGGGTTTCGGACGCTCTGGGTGAGTCGCTGGGGAGGTTGAGGAGATTTCTTGAAGGCGTGAGGGGGGTGAGCGTCGCCGGCTTCTCGCTGGAGGTGAGGTGGAGGGGTAGGGACTCGGTGAGCTTGGCTGGGCTGCTCGAGGAGCTGAACAGGAGGGTTGAACGCTTCGTCTTCGTGCTTGACGAGGTGCAGGCTGCCCGCCCGCCTGTCTCGGCCGAGCTGAGGAGCTTGCTGGCTTACGCTTACGACAACCTTGACCGCGTGACGTTCATCGTGGCGGGCTCCGAGGTCGGGATGCTTAGGAGCTTCCTCAAGCTGGAGGACCCCTCCTCGCCTCTCTACGGGAGAGGCGTGCTCGAGCTCCCCGTGGAGCGGTTCAGCCCGGAGGAGTCGAGAGAGTTCCTCATCAGGGGGTTCAGGGAAGAGGGCGTAGAGGCGCCGCCCGAGGCGGTCGAGGAGGCAGTGAGCTTCTTCGACGGGATCGTGGGGTGGCTCGTCCTCTACGGGAGGATGTACGTCGACGGGGAGAGGAGCTTCGAAAGGCTGAGGAGAGCTGCAGTGGAGCTCGCCCTGGAGGAGCTCAGCAGGCTGAGCGAGAGGGAGAAGCTCGTAGTGAAAGCTGTAGCGCACGGCTGCAAGAGCTGGGCGCAAGTGCGCAGCTACATTGCCGAAGAAACGGGGGTGGTCCTTCCTAAGGCCACTCTCTCCCGCATCATCGAAAAGCTGGAGAAGCTCAGCATCTTGAAGGATTACGAATTTCTAGACCCGGTGTACCGTGAGGCTTCCAAGAAGCTGTTGTCAGCTGTTAAACTTTGA
- the hypE gene encoding hydrogenase expression/formation protein HypE yields the protein MGSGFVTLAHGSGGVESFKLLEELLFSRVEDRFKRVEGGVGIDKLDDGAAIPLPDGRYLVVSIDAYTVNPPFFPGGNIGVLAAAGTINDVLMMGAKPLAMLDSIVVEEGFPLRDLEAIIESLVETLRREGVALVGGDFKVMPKGQVGGIVVTTAGIGVAERLIVDEPKPGDKLVVSGCVGDHGAVIALLQSGLWGSVKELSEGLLRSDVKPLTRLMLPLLEKYGWAITAARDPTRGGLAGVLNEWASRSGTVIVVEESSIPVREPVKRYAEMLGIDPLYLASEGTAVLAVKPEAAEEVVEYMRGLGFEDARVFGEVRYSEKYRGFVLARTSVGGHRIIEPPSGELIPRIC from the coding sequence GTGGGTAGCGGCTTCGTGACCCTGGCCCACGGCTCCGGGGGTGTGGAGAGCTTCAAGCTGCTGGAGGAGCTGCTCTTCTCGAGGGTGGAGGATCGCTTCAAGCGGGTTGAGGGGGGAGTGGGGATCGACAAGCTGGACGATGGAGCCGCGATCCCCCTACCTGACGGCCGCTACCTAGTGGTTTCGATCGACGCGTACACCGTCAACCCACCCTTCTTCCCGGGGGGTAACATCGGGGTTCTCGCTGCAGCGGGAACGATCAACGACGTGCTCATGATGGGGGCTAAACCGCTCGCGATGCTCGACTCGATCGTCGTCGAGGAGGGCTTCCCCCTGAGGGACCTCGAAGCGATCATCGAGTCCCTCGTCGAGACCCTGAGGCGAGAGGGGGTGGCGCTGGTAGGGGGCGACTTCAAGGTGATGCCGAAGGGGCAGGTGGGTGGCATCGTCGTCACGACGGCCGGCATCGGAGTGGCGGAGAGGCTGATCGTTGACGAACCGAAGCCGGGGGATAAGCTCGTGGTTAGCGGCTGCGTCGGCGACCACGGGGCCGTCATCGCCCTCCTCCAGTCCGGCTTGTGGGGCTCGGTGAAGGAGCTCTCCGAGGGGCTTCTGAGGAGCGACGTGAAACCGCTCACCAGGCTGATGCTCCCCCTCCTCGAAAAGTACGGCTGGGCGATCACAGCCGCCCGCGACCCGACAAGAGGGGGTCTCGCTGGCGTACTGAACGAGTGGGCGTCGCGTAGCGGCACCGTCATCGTCGTTGAGGAGAGTAGCATACCCGTGCGTGAGCCGGTGAAAAGGTACGCTGAGATGCTCGGCATTGACCCGCTCTACCTGGCCAGCGAGGGCACGGCAGTTCTAGCGGTAAAGCCCGAAGCCGCGGAGGAGGTTGTCGAGTACATGAGGGGTCTGGGCTTCGAGGATGCGCGGGTGTTTGGAGAGGTAAGGTACAGCGAGAAGTACAGGGGCTTCGTGCTGGCAAGGACGAGTGTCGGGGGCCACAGGATCATTGAGCCTCCATCCGGGGAGCTCATCCCCCGGATCTGCTGA
- a CDS encoding DUF3782 domain-containing protein, with product MSKRLILDFCRLIEDDPEVRLAVSSALGIQEVRSGLEELRAQLAEVAGEIRVLHDTVRKRFEDVETLRSLVAVTDALRDRLAELAGEVRRLEASVQKLSQGLPAVEAGAVGQLEVAVRTLAEGVFGARVEEWEYFDSEGSVFGRPCQIRSLSLSVGGEKILLAARVCASKGDVYELWATGRLYERVTGCRPRLMLIASHACEDARRLARELNVELHEIVSASQSSATTSGAGCVQPKG from the coding sequence ATGAGCAAGAGGTTGATCCTCGACTTCTGCCGGCTGATAGAGGACGATCCGGAGGTGAGGCTAGCGGTCTCCAGCGCCCTCGGTATACAGGAGGTGAGGAGCGGGCTCGAGGAGTTGCGCGCTCAGCTCGCAGAAGTTGCAGGGGAGATCAGGGTGCTCCACGACACGGTCAGAAAACGGTTTGAGGACGTTGAAACCCTGCGATCCTTAGTCGCTGTCACGGATGCTCTGAGGGACCGCTTGGCGGAGCTGGCGGGGGAGGTTCGTAGGCTAGAGGCATCAGTTCAGAAGCTTTCGCAGGGGCTACCCGCAGTCGAAGCCGGAGCAGTCGGTCAGCTTGAAGTAGCGGTGCGTACACTCGCTGAAGGGGTTTTCGGTGCAAGGGTGGAGGAGTGGGAGTACTTCGACAGTGAGGGCTCCGTCTTCGGGAGGCCGTGCCAGATTCGATCCCTCTCGCTCTCAGTGGGGGGCGAGAAGATACTCCTCGCAGCTAGGGTCTGCGCGTCGAAGGGGGACGTCTACGAGCTGTGGGCAACAGGGCGGCTCTACGAGAGGGTGACAGGGTGTCGGCCGCGACTCATGCTCATCGCATCTCACGCCTGCGAGGATGCTAGGCGGTTGGCGAGGGAGCTAAACGTAGAGTTGCATGAGATCGTGAGCGCTTCGCAATCAAGTGCAACTACTTCGGGCGCTGGATGCGTACAGCCTAAGGGGTGA
- the hypD gene encoding hydrogenase formation protein HypD — MGESYSGGSAQEAIKAAKTIEAAFRSNAPLARKLVEKIRGLAIEAERRLGDASRFKIMDFCGTHEWTITHFGIRSLMPEQIELVAGPGCPVCVTPSLFIEEAIRLALDGIHVYTYGDVYRLMSIRSVRGASSLSEARALGGRVKVVHSLLDAALDARSHGRDSVFVGIGFETVAPGYAHAVIRGLLPSNLKLMSLVKLTPPAMFHSIEILREKPTEPPIVGVIAPGHVSTITGAKAWVPVAENYGIPVVVSGFEPLDVLASIAEILKQLSRGEARVAIEYARAVTWHGDLRAQSIVGRAFETVDDAWRGIGFLPKSGLRLRSAFSKYDAFETYGVREVTPENWSYDLPPGCRCAEVVIGKAKPTDCPLFMKRCTPSKPYGPCMVSLEGACAIWARFGSGGLADEIARELGISPSAQPGSTSGVGDFMGEQAPRGG, encoded by the coding sequence TTGGGGGAGAGCTACTCGGGTGGCAGCGCGCAGGAGGCGATCAAAGCTGCGAAGACGATTGAAGCAGCGTTCAGGAGTAACGCGCCTTTAGCGCGTAAACTGGTTGAGAAGATAAGGGGTTTAGCGATCGAGGCTGAGAGAAGGCTTGGAGACGCTTCAAGGTTCAAGATTATGGACTTCTGCGGTACTCACGAGTGGACGATCACGCACTTCGGGATCAGGAGCTTGATGCCGGAACAGATCGAGCTCGTCGCGGGCCCCGGTTGCCCAGTCTGCGTGACACCCTCGCTCTTCATCGAGGAGGCGATCAGGCTGGCGCTCGACGGCATCCACGTCTACACCTACGGGGACGTGTATAGGCTAATGTCCATCAGGAGCGTGAGAGGTGCTTCCTCGCTCAGCGAGGCAAGGGCTCTCGGTGGCAGGGTGAAGGTGGTGCACAGCCTGCTCGACGCGGCTCTCGACGCGCGCAGCCACGGCCGGGACTCGGTTTTCGTTGGAATCGGCTTTGAAACCGTCGCTCCCGGCTACGCTCACGCTGTGATCAGAGGCCTGCTCCCATCCAACCTCAAGCTGATGAGCCTCGTCAAGTTGACGCCACCCGCGATGTTCCACTCGATAGAGATCCTGCGGGAGAAGCCGACAGAGCCACCGATCGTGGGGGTCATCGCCCCAGGCCACGTCTCAACAATCACTGGGGCAAAGGCTTGGGTTCCCGTCGCTGAGAACTACGGCATACCCGTCGTTGTCTCCGGCTTCGAACCGCTGGACGTTCTAGCGTCGATCGCAGAGATCCTCAAGCAGCTCTCGAGGGGTGAGGCGAGAGTGGCGATCGAGTACGCGAGAGCTGTCACGTGGCACGGGGATCTTAGGGCGCAGAGCATCGTGGGGAGAGCTTTTGAAACGGTTGACGACGCGTGGAGGGGGATCGGCTTCCTACCGAAGAGCGGGTTAAGGCTGAGGAGCGCATTCTCGAAGTACGACGCCTTCGAAACCTACGGCGTGAGGGAAGTGACGCCGGAGAATTGGTCCTACGACCTGCCGCCCGGCTGCAGGTGTGCGGAGGTTGTGATCGGGAAGGCTAAGCCCACCGACTGCCCCCTCTTCATGAAGAGGTGCACGCCCTCGAAACCCTACGGCCCCTGCATGGTTTCGCTGGAGGGCGCCTGTGCGATCTGGGCGAGGTTCGGCTCGGGAGGCCTCGCGGACGAGATCGCTAGAGAGCTCGGCATAAGCCCATCCGCGCAGCCCGGTTCAACAAGCGGAGTGGGAGATTTTATGGGCGAGCAAGCCCCCCGGGGTGGTTGA
- a CDS encoding type II toxin-antitoxin system CcdA family antitoxin has product MTHVTLSAKIDRELREKLRKYGIPVSRLIRRALEEEVERAEEEEVRKALGRVGGFLEKIPPEELAALVRESREER; this is encoded by the coding sequence ATGACGCACGTAACTTTATCCGCCAAGATAGATAGGGAGTTACGCGAGAAGTTGAGGAAGTACGGCATACCAGTTAGCAGGCTCATCAGGAGGGCTCTCGAGGAAGAGGTTGAGAGGGCGGAGGAAGAGGAGGTTAGGAAAGCTCTCGGGAGGGTCGGGGGGTTTCTGGAGAAGATACCGCCAGAGGAGCTTGCAGCCCTGGTAAGGGAGAGCCGGGAGGAGAGATGA
- a CDS encoding HypC/HybG/HupF family hydrogenase formation chaperone yields MCWGTMAVVLEVSEDGGVATVDYGDGVARRALVGITRERLARGDIVMVHAGVVISKMSEEGLLEQLEFFRDVLGEEGRELVATYEAVLALSRSLRGGGSG; encoded by the coding sequence ATGTGCTGGGGCACGATGGCTGTCGTACTGGAGGTTTCCGAGGACGGCGGGGTGGCCACGGTGGATTACGGTGACGGTGTTGCTAGGAGAGCCCTAGTCGGCATTACGAGGGAGAGGCTCGCGAGGGGCGACATAGTGATGGTGCACGCGGGCGTCGTGATCTCGAAGATGAGCGAAGAGGGGCTGCTCGAGCAGCTCGAGTTCTTCAGAGATGTGCTGGGCGAAGAGGGGCGCGAGCTAGTAGCAACATACGAGGCCGTGCTAGCCCTCTCTCGCTCCCTCAGGGGTGGTGGAAGTGGGTAG
- a CDS encoding type II toxin-antitoxin system VapC family toxin yields the protein MKLPYDASALMNVIRLRKQDAYGLLKDSLILCLTKYEVGNALWKEAVLQGRISVEEALEVMLLMGRILEAMKTVDLKGVDQALELACKLRVTFYDASYLVATAENDAVLVTDDVKLRRKI from the coding sequence ATGAAGCTGCCCTACGATGCCTCAGCCCTAATGAACGTCATAAGGCTCCGCAAGCAGGACGCCTACGGTTTGCTCAAGGATTCCCTGATCCTATGCCTCACGAAGTACGAGGTCGGGAACGCGCTGTGGAAAGAAGCAGTACTGCAGGGGAGGATAAGCGTCGAGGAGGCGCTTGAGGTAATGCTTCTGATGGGTAGGATTTTAGAGGCGATGAAAACAGTTGATCTCAAAGGTGTCGACCAGGCCCTCGAGCTGGCGTGCAAGCTCCGGGTGACGTTCTACGACGCTTCCTACTTGGTCGCAACCGCTGAGAATGATGCCGTGCTGGTGACGGATGATGTAAAGCTGAGGAGGAAAATCTAG